One genomic segment of Brassica napus cultivar Da-Ae chromosome A3, Da-Ae, whole genome shotgun sequence includes these proteins:
- the LOC106361821 gene encoding long chain acyl-CoA synthetase 8-like has product MEDPPMASSFLEKSKISEYGLSTIIAGGVAALLVPVLLSVVLTGTKKGKKRGVPVKVGGEEGYAMRHARGPDLVDVPWPGATTMAALFEQACKKYSSNRLLGTREFIDKEIVTSSDGRKFEKLHLGEYRWQSYGEVFERVCNFASGLVGVGHNVDTRVAIFSDTRAEWFIAFQGCFRQNLTVVTIYASLGEEALIYSLNETQVSTLICDSKQLKKLSAIQSSLKTVKNIIYIEEDGVEVASSEVNGLGDITVSSISEVEKLGKERPVEPSFPSKNGVAVIMFTSGSTGLPKGVMITHGNLIATAAGVMKVIPKLNKNDVYIAYLPLAHVFELEAEIVVFTWGSAIGYGSAMTLTDTSNKVKKGTKGDVSVLNPTLMTAVPAILDRVRDGVLKKVEEKGGMAKTLFNFAYNRRLAAVNGSWFGAWGLEKMFWDTLVFTKIRAVLGGRIRFMLVGGAPLSPDSQRFINICMGSPIGQGYGLTETCAGATFSEWDDPTAGRVGPPLPCGYIKLVSWEEGGYRVSDKPMPRGEIVVGGNSVTAGYFNNQEKTDEVYKVDENGTRWFYTGDIGRFHPDGCLEVIDRKKDIVKLQHGEYVSLGKVEAALGSSNYVDNIMVHADPMNSYCVALVVPSHGALEKWAEEAGVKSSDFSELCENGEAVKEVQQSLIKAAKAAKLEKFEIPAKIKLLPEQWTPESGLVTAALKLKREQIKAKFKDELHKLYA; this is encoded by the exons ATGGAAGATCCTCCAATGGCTTCATCGTTTCTGGAGAAGTCCAAAATCAGCGAGTACGGACTCTCCACGATCATAGCAGGCGGAGTCGCGGCTCTACTAGTACCGGTTCTCCTCTCCGTCGTCTTAACCGGAACCAAAAAGGGGAAGAAGAGAGGCGTCCCGGTGAAAGTAGGCGGCGAGGAAGGCTACGCGATGCGTCACGCCAGAGGTCCCGATCTCGTCGACGTTCCTTGGCCAGGAGCCACGACTATGGCTGCTTTGTTCGAGCAGGCTTGCAAGAAGTACTCGAGCAACCGGTTGCTCGGGACTAGGGAGTTTATAGACAAGGAGATCGTTACGTCTAGTGACGGAAGGAAGTTCGAGAAGCTTCATCTCGGGGAGTATAGGTGGCAGAGCTATGGAGAGGTCTTTGAACGCGTTTGTAACTTTGCGTCTGGGCTTGTTGGTGTTGGACATAACGTTGATACTCGCGTCGCTATATTTTCTGATACTCGAGCTGAGTGGTTTATCGCGTTTCAG GGGTGTTTTAGGCAGAACTTGACTGTTGTGACTATCTATGCTTCTTTGGGAGAGGAGGCTTTGATTTACTCACTCAATGAG ACTCAAGTGTCGACCCTGATATGCGACTCAAAGCAACTCAAGAAGTTGTCTGCGATACAGTCGAGCTTGAAGACTGTGAAGAACATTATTTACattgaagaagatggagttgaGGTTGCTTCTAGTGAGGTGAATGGTCTTGGTGATATAACGGTTTCGTCCATCTCTGAAGTTGAGAAACTGGGGAAGGAGAGACCTGTTGAGCCGAGCTTTCCTTCCAAGAATGGAGTTGCGGTTATAATGTTTACCAGTGGTAGTACCGGTCTACCAAAG GGAGTTATGATTACCCACGGGAATCTAATCGCAACTGCTGCAGGAGTTATGAAGGTGATTCCAAAGCTGAATAAGAATGACGTGTATATTGCATATTTACCCTTGGCGCATGTGTTTGAGCTGGAAGCTGAG ATTGTGGTCTTTACATGGGGTAGTGCCATCGGTTATGGCTCAGCAATGACTTTAACTGACACTTCAAATAAAGTTAAGAAAGGAACCAAAGGAGATGTTTCAGTTCTAAACCCAACTCTCATGACTGCAGTTCCAGCTATTCTGGATCGCGTCCGTGATGGAGTTCTAAAAAAG GTTGAGGAAAAAGGAGGCATGGCGAAGACTCTCTTTAACTTTGCATACAATCGCCGGTTAGCAGCTGTGAACGGAAGTTGGTTTGGTGCCTGGGGTTTGGAGAAAATGTTTTGGGACACTCTAGTCTTCACAAAAATACGCGCTGTGCTTGGTGGACGCATCCGATTTATGCTCGTTGGAGGGGCTCCTCTGTCTCCTGATTCGCAACGCTTCATCAATATCTGCATGGG GTCTCCCATCGGTCAAGGATATGGATTAACTGAAACGTGTGCTGGAGCTACGTTTTCTGAGTGGGACGATCCTACTGCTGGACGCGTGGGACCACCACTTCCATGCGGTTACATTAAG CTTGTTTCTTGGGAAGAAGGTGGCTATAGAGTTTCAGACAAACCAATGCCTCGGGGGGAGATTGTGGTAGGTGGTAACAGTGTAACAGCAGGTTACTTCAACAATCAAGAAAAAacagatgaggtttacaag GTTGATGAGAATGGCACGAGGTGGTTTTACACGGGAGACATAGGGAGATTCCACCCTGATGGATGTCTTGAAGTTATTGACAGAAAGAAAGATATCGTTAAACTTCAACATGGGGAATACGTATCTCTTGGAAAG GTGGAGGCAGCTTTGGGTTCAAGCAATTACGTTGACAACATTATGGTACACGCAGACCCAATGAACAGCTACTGTGTAGCTCTTGTTGTACCATCACACGGAGCATTAGAGAAATGGGCAGAGGAAGCAGGCGTTAAATCCAGCGACTTCTCTGAGCTATGTGAGAACGGTGAAGCAGTCAAGGAGGTTCAGCAATCTCTTATCAAG GCAGCAAAGGCGGCAAAGCTAGAAAAGTTTGAGATCCCAGCAAAGATAAAGTTATTGCCGGAGCAGTGGACACCAGAGTCGGGACTAGTCACAGCTGCTCTCAAGTTAAAGAGGGAGCAAATAAAGGCCAAGTTCAAAGATGAACTCCACAAGCTATATGCCTAA
- the LOC106361822 gene encoding indole-3-glycerol phosphate synthase, chloroplastic-like isoform X1: MDALVPVQSAGQRLPLRLLSPSLHRCIGSVSIRRSVSGFAMDTRISSRSPSQFTIRSQQSDLKESLGGVASSSDVRIKEWEVDMYQNELAISQGIRIRRKPPSKAPLGYSGPFELRLLNGQVADSPSNILEEITWYKDHEVSRMKELNPLEALKKAVENAPPTRDFVGALRSAHQRTGFPGLIAEVKKASPSRGILKENFDPVEIAQAYERGGAACLSVLTDQKYFKGGFENLEAIRSAGVKCPLLCKEFVVDPWQIYYARAKGADAVLLIAAILTDLEITYMLKLSKKLGLAALVEVHDEREMGRVLGIEGIELVGINNRSLETFKVDISNTKKLLEGEHGRQIREKDMIVVGESGLFTPDDIAYVQDAGVKAVLVGESIVKQNDPEKGIAGLFGRNISQT, translated from the exons ATGGATGCATTAGTTCCGGTTCAAAGTGCTGGACAGAGACTTCCGCTTAGACTGCTCTCACCTTCTCTCCATCGGTGTATCGGTTCTGTCTCCATCAGACGCTCTGTTTCAGGTTTTGCCATGGACACAAGGATCAGTTCCAGATCTCCGTCGCAGTTCACAATCCGATCTCAGCAG TCGGATTTGAAGGAGAGCTTAGGCGGtgttgcttcttcttctgatgttAGAATCAAGGAATGGGAAGTAGACATGTATCAGAACGAATTAGCTATTAGCCAAGGTATCCGGATCAGGAGAAAACCTCCAAGCAAGGCTCCACTGGGTTATTCTGGACCGTTTGAGCTGAGATTGCTTAACGGCCAAGTTGCTGATTCTCCCAGTAACATCTTGGAGGAGATTACATGGTACAAAGACCATGAAGTTTCCAGg atgAAGGAACTGAACCCACTTGAGGCGTTAAAGAAAGCTGTAGAGAATGCTCCTCCCACTAGGGATTTTGTAGGTGCGCTTAGGAGTGCTCATCAAAGAACTGGCTTCCCTGGTTTGATCGCTGAGGTTAAGAAGGCTTCTCCAAGTAGAGGAATCTTGAAAGAGAACTTTGACCCG GTCGAGATTGCTCAAGCTTATGAGAGAGGTGGTGCAGCGTGTCTCAGTGTTTTGACTGACCAGAAGTATTTCAAG GGAGGCTTTGAAAACTTGGAAGCAATAAGAAGCGCTGGTGTGAAG TGTCCCCTATTATGCAAAGAGTTTGTTGTAGATCCATGGCAGATCTACTATGCTCGGGCTAAAGGTGCTGACGCAGTATTGCTTATTGCTGCTATATTGACTGACCTTGAAATAACCTACATGCTTAAGCTCTccaagaagcttggtttggcTGCCCTTGTTGAg GTGCACGATGAGAGAGAGATGGGTCGTGTTCTTGGAATAGAAGGGATCGAGCTTGTTGGCATCAACAACCGAAGTCTTG AAACTTTTAAAGTGGACATTAGTAATACAAAGAAGCTTCTTGAAGGAGAGCACGGTAGACAAATCCGCGAGAAAGACATGATT GTGGTTGGCGAATCCGGCCTGTTTACACCTGATGATATTGCCTATGTACAAGACGCTGGAGTTAAAGCG GTATTGGTTGGTGAGTCCATTGTGAAGCAAAACGACCCTGAGAAAGGCATAGCTGGACTCTTTGGGAGGAACATTTCTCAGACTTAG
- the LOC106361822 gene encoding indole-3-glycerol phosphate synthase, chloroplastic-like isoform X2, which produces MDALVPVQSAGQRLPLRLLSPSLHRCIGSVSIRRSVSGFAMDTRISSRSPSQFTIRSQQESLGGVASSSDVRIKEWEVDMYQNELAISQGIRIRRKPPSKAPLGYSGPFELRLLNGQVADSPSNILEEITWYKDHEVSRMKELNPLEALKKAVENAPPTRDFVGALRSAHQRTGFPGLIAEVKKASPSRGILKENFDPVEIAQAYERGGAACLSVLTDQKYFKGGFENLEAIRSAGVKCPLLCKEFVVDPWQIYYARAKGADAVLLIAAILTDLEITYMLKLSKKLGLAALVEVHDEREMGRVLGIEGIELVGINNRSLETFKVDISNTKKLLEGEHGRQIREKDMIVVGESGLFTPDDIAYVQDAGVKAVLVGESIVKQNDPEKGIAGLFGRNISQT; this is translated from the exons ATGGATGCATTAGTTCCGGTTCAAAGTGCTGGACAGAGACTTCCGCTTAGACTGCTCTCACCTTCTCTCCATCGGTGTATCGGTTCTGTCTCCATCAGACGCTCTGTTTCAGGTTTTGCCATGGACACAAGGATCAGTTCCAGATCTCCGTCGCAGTTCACAATCCGATCTCAGCAG GAGAGCTTAGGCGGtgttgcttcttcttctgatgttAGAATCAAGGAATGGGAAGTAGACATGTATCAGAACGAATTAGCTATTAGCCAAGGTATCCGGATCAGGAGAAAACCTCCAAGCAAGGCTCCACTGGGTTATTCTGGACCGTTTGAGCTGAGATTGCTTAACGGCCAAGTTGCTGATTCTCCCAGTAACATCTTGGAGGAGATTACATGGTACAAAGACCATGAAGTTTCCAGg atgAAGGAACTGAACCCACTTGAGGCGTTAAAGAAAGCTGTAGAGAATGCTCCTCCCACTAGGGATTTTGTAGGTGCGCTTAGGAGTGCTCATCAAAGAACTGGCTTCCCTGGTTTGATCGCTGAGGTTAAGAAGGCTTCTCCAAGTAGAGGAATCTTGAAAGAGAACTTTGACCCG GTCGAGATTGCTCAAGCTTATGAGAGAGGTGGTGCAGCGTGTCTCAGTGTTTTGACTGACCAGAAGTATTTCAAG GGAGGCTTTGAAAACTTGGAAGCAATAAGAAGCGCTGGTGTGAAG TGTCCCCTATTATGCAAAGAGTTTGTTGTAGATCCATGGCAGATCTACTATGCTCGGGCTAAAGGTGCTGACGCAGTATTGCTTATTGCTGCTATATTGACTGACCTTGAAATAACCTACATGCTTAAGCTCTccaagaagcttggtttggcTGCCCTTGTTGAg GTGCACGATGAGAGAGAGATGGGTCGTGTTCTTGGAATAGAAGGGATCGAGCTTGTTGGCATCAACAACCGAAGTCTTG AAACTTTTAAAGTGGACATTAGTAATACAAAGAAGCTTCTTGAAGGAGAGCACGGTAGACAAATCCGCGAGAAAGACATGATT GTGGTTGGCGAATCCGGCCTGTTTACACCTGATGATATTGCCTATGTACAAGACGCTGGAGTTAAAGCG GTATTGGTTGGTGAGTCCATTGTGAAGCAAAACGACCCTGAGAAAGGCATAGCTGGACTCTTTGGGAGGAACATTTCTCAGACTTAG
- the LOC106359216 gene encoding putative F-box/kelch-repeat protein At2g29810, which yields MAVISEIMDDDNGDKKPPQEPPGGETRIITRTWPMVSNVRIDFVTYAVVKQRIYTLSPRAWCHAYDPRERTLETWAGGHELRGLWQASSCVVDGMLFNVDPGRSLGHLILVFDLKKQLWKPVKLKGAHGLPPCVYQYGYESRMGSVGGKLVILVGNQTQWWDYEGEKSIWCVEIGLRRRQGGEIRGKVESVDVVFKTTKSTPSIELSRTVIV from the coding sequence ATGGCTGTAATCTCCGAAATCATGGACGACGATAACGGCGACAAGAAACCACCGCAAGAACCCCCCGGAGGAGAAACAAGAATTATAACAAGGACGTGGCCGATGGTATCTAACGTGAGGATTGATTTCGTGACGTACGCTGTGGtgaaacagaggatttacacgtTGAGTCCACGTGCGTGGTGTCACGCTTACGATCCTAGAGAACGTACGCTAGAAACATGGGCCGGTGGGCATGAATTGAGGGGTTTGTGGCAAGCATCGTCTTGTGTGGTTGATGGTATGCTGTTTAACGTTGATCCGGGGCGTTCTCTTGGGCATTTGATACTCGTGTTTGATCTGAAGAAGCAACTTTGGAAACCTGTTAAGCTTAAAGGTGCTCATGGTTTGCCTCCTTGTGTCTATCAGTATGGTTACGAGTCTAGAATGGGTAGTGTTGGTGGGAAGCTTGTGATTTTGGTCGGTAATCAGACCCAGTGGTGGGATTATGAGGGTGAGAAAAGTATATGGTGCGTGGAGATCGGTTTGAGAAGACGTCAAGGAGGTGAGATTAGGGGGAAGGTTGAATCGGTCGATGTTGTGTTTAAAACCACCAAGTCAACGCCTAGTATTGAGCTTTCTCGAACTGTTATCGTTTGA
- the LOC106361823 gene encoding transcription termination factor MTERF2, chloroplastic-like yields MFSLIILGRKQLALQKWRNFRVSLYFLQNPSAFSSSFSSADVSPRKGQNFTVSYLVESLGFTTKLAESILRKVTTEDSNCNPDSVLTLLRSHGFTDSHLSTIIRTYPRLLSLDAESSLAPKLRFLASRGASTSELTEILSKVPKILGIKKDKALSRYYDFVREIITATDKSYYSLPEGSAQGNKLRNVLVLRDMGVPQRLLLPLLISNHHVCCGKEKFEETLKKVVEMGFEPATFRFIEALRMLYQLSERTVQEKLSFYGKLGFSEEDVWEMFKKNPSFLPLSEKNVLNSIEAYLGLGFTRDEFAVLVKCHPQCLNYSAELVKRKTEFLVKDMNWPVKALVSNPTVFGYNLEKRTIPRCNVIKALMSEGLLGSELPSLGSVLVCTDRAFLKRYVMKHGDDNKKLVAELMAVFTGGHVS; encoded by the coding sequence ATGTTTTCTCTAATAATCCTTGGAAGAAAGCAATTAGCGTTGCAGAAATGGCGTAACTTTAGAGTTTCACTGTATTTTCTTCAAAACCCATCTGCTTTTTCCAGCTCATTCTCCTCTGCTGATGTGAGCCCTCGTAAAGGTCAAAACTTTACCGTCTCTTACCTCGTCGAATCTCTAGGCTTCACCACCAAACTCGCAGAATCAATCTTGAGGAAAGTCACCACAGAGGATTCCAACTGTAATCCAGACTCTGTTCTCACTCTTCTCAGAAGTCATGGTTTCACAGATTCTCATCTCTCCACCATAATCAGAACTTACCCACGACTCCTCTCACTAGATGCTGAGTCATCACTCGCTCCCAAGCTCCGGTTCTTAGCCTCGAGAGGAGCTTCAACCTCCGAGCTCACCGAGATTCTCTCCAAAGTCCCTAAGATCCTGGGAATCAAAAAGGACAAAGCTTTGAGCAGGTACTACGATTTCGTCAGAGAGATTATTACAGCAACCGACAAGAGTTATTATTCTTTGCCGGAGGGGAGTGCGCAGGGGAACAAACTGAGGAATGTATTGGTTTTGAGAGATATGGGCGTGCCTCAGAGGTTGCTTCTCCCCTTGCTCATCTCCAATCACCACGTCTGCTGTGGGAAAGAAAAGTTTGAAGAAACTCTCAAGAAAGTCGTTGAGATGGGATTCGAACCCGCGACCTTTAGGTTTATTGAAGCTCTCCGCATGCTTTACCAGCTGAGCGAGAGGACAGTACAAGAGAAGCTGAGTTTTTATGGAAAGTTAGGCTTTTCTGAGGAAGATGTGTGGGAGATGTTCAAGAAGAATCCGAGCTTTCTACCGCTCTCTGAGAAGAACGTTTTGAACTCCATCGAAGCGTatctagggttagggtttactAGAGATGAGTTTGCGGTGTTGGTCAAGTGTCATCCTCAGTGTCTTAACTACTCTGCTGAGCTGGTGAAGAGGAAGACTGAGTTTCTTGTGAAGGATATGAATTGGCCTGTGAAGGCTTTGGTTTCGAACCCTACGGTGTTTGGATACAACTTGGAGAAGAGGACTATCCCGAGGTGTAATGTAATCAAGGCTCTAATGTCGGAAGGTTTGCTAGGAAGTGAGCTTCCTTCGCTCGGCTCTGTTTTGGTGTGTACGGACCGTGCGTTTTTGAAAAGGTATGTGATGAAGCATGGTGATGATAATAAGAAGCTTGTGGCTGAGTTGATGGCTGTTTTCACCGGAGGTCATGTTTCTTAG
- the LOC106361824 gene encoding dehydrin HIRD11, translating to MAGIINKIGDALHIGGGHKEDEHKKEEHKKHADEHKSGEHKEGIVDKIKDKIHGGEGHSSGDHKHDGEKKKKKDKKEKKHHDDGHHSSSSDSDSD from the coding sequence ATGGCAGGAATCATCAACAAGATCGGTGATGCTCTCCATATCGGAGGAGGCCACAAGGAAGACGAGCACAAGAAGGAGGAACACAAGAAACACGCCGACGAGCACAAGAGTGGTGAGCACAAAGAGGGTATCGTTGATAAGATCAAAGACAAGATCCACGGCGGAGAAGGCCACAGCAGCGGAGACCACAAACATGACGgtgagaagaaaaagaagaaggacaagaaggagaagaaacacCATGATGATGGTCACCACAGCAGCAGCAGTGACAGCGACAGCGATTAA